In Leisingera sp. NJS204, the following are encoded in one genomic region:
- a CDS encoding branched-chain amino acid ABC transporter permease, with protein MTDTMKHTLLFVFVGVMILAEGMTDFLFFSGSWNSALVILNMGLISAIMAIGVNIQWGFAGLFNVGIMGFTALGGLAVVLVSTPVIPAAWSSGGAGIVMALVMGALTVAAAVMITKFMPAGKLRALVLAGMMIVGFFIYRAIFDPAVGAVEAINPALQGNIGGLGLPVLLAWPAGGLLAAGAAWLIGKTALGLRSDYLAIATLGIAEIIIAVLKNEDWLSRGVKNVVGLPRPLPYEVDLQNDPGFVESAAGFGLDPVLASTIYVKAGYALMFTAVLLALLWMAQMALKSPWGRMMRAIRDNETAAEAMGKNVTRRHLQIFVLGSAICGIAGAMMTTLDSQLTPGTYNPLRFTFLIWVMVIVGGSGNNFGAVLGGMLIWFFWIKVEPMGILLMEAVTSGMAEGSALKAHLVESASHMRLFTMGLILLLVLRFSPRGLIPEK; from the coding sequence ATGACCGATACCATGAAACATACCCTTCTTTTCGTCTTTGTCGGCGTGATGATCCTGGCTGAGGGCATGACCGACTTTCTGTTCTTCTCCGGCTCCTGGAACTCGGCGCTGGTGATCCTGAACATGGGGCTGATTTCGGCTATTATGGCGATTGGCGTGAACATCCAATGGGGCTTTGCCGGGTTGTTCAACGTCGGCATCATGGGCTTTACAGCGCTTGGCGGGCTCGCTGTGGTACTGGTGTCGACACCGGTGATCCCCGCGGCCTGGTCTTCGGGCGGCGCAGGCATCGTCATGGCGCTGGTGATGGGCGCACTGACGGTTGCGGCGGCGGTCATGATCACCAAGTTCATGCCCGCGGGAAAACTGCGTGCGCTGGTTCTGGCTGGTATGATGATCGTGGGTTTCTTTATCTACCGTGCGATCTTTGATCCGGCGGTTGGTGCGGTTGAGGCGATCAACCCGGCACTGCAGGGCAACATTGGCGGACTGGGTCTGCCGGTGCTGCTGGCCTGGCCTGCCGGCGGGCTGCTGGCCGCGGGCGCTGCCTGGCTCATTGGCAAGACCGCTTTGGGCCTGCGTTCGGACTATCTGGCGATTGCCACGCTGGGTATCGCCGAGATTATCATTGCCGTGCTCAAGAACGAAGACTGGCTGTCGCGCGGTGTGAAGAACGTGGTCGGCCTGCCCCGTCCCCTGCCTTATGAAGTGGATTTGCAGAACGATCCGGGTTTCGTTGAGAGCGCTGCGGGATTTGGTCTCGACCCGGTTCTGGCCTCGACCATCTACGTCAAGGCAGGCTATGCGCTGATGTTCACCGCTGTTCTGCTGGCGCTGTTGTGGATGGCGCAGATGGCGTTGAAAAGCCCCTGGGGCCGGATGATGCGCGCAATCCGCGACAACGAGACCGCAGCCGAGGCAATGGGCAAAAACGTGACCCGCCGCCATCTGCAGATCTTCGTGCTGGGTTCCGCAATCTGTGGCATTGCCGGCGCGATGATGACCACATTGGACAGCCAGCTGACACCGGGAACCTACAACCCGCTGCGTTTCACCTTCCTGATCTGGGTAATGGTGATCGTCGGCGGTTCCGGCAACAACTTTGGCGCGGTGCTGGGCGGCATGCTGATCTGGTTCTTCTGGATCAAAGTGGAGCCGATGGGCATTCTGCTGATGGAAGCTGTCACCTCCGGCATGGCCGAAGGCAGCGCTCTGAAGGCGCATCTGGTAGAGAGCGCCTCGCACATGCGGCTGTTCACGATGGGCTTGATACTGCTGCTTGTCCTCAGATTCAGTCCGCGCGGGCTGATCCCTGAAAAGTAA
- a CDS encoding branched-chain amino acid ABC transporter permease produces MDFLNALVALTNFVLVPGLAYGSQLALGALGVTLIYGILRFSNFAHGDTMAFGAMVTILITWAFQSMGISFGVLPTALLALPFGILGTIGLALLTDRTVYRFYREQKAKPVIFVMVSLGVMFMMNGIVRFIIGPGDQRFADGERFIIKARTFKQMTGLNEGLAIKTTQGITVITAIIVVAALFWFLNKTRTGKSMRAYSDNEDLALLSGINPERVVMYTWMIVASLATIAGVLYGLDKSFKPFTYFQLLLPIFASAIVGGLGSPLGAIAGGFIIAFSEVTITYAWKKVLNYGLPDSLAPDGLVQLLSTDYKFAVSFAILIVVLLFKPTGLFKGKAV; encoded by the coding sequence ATGGATTTCCTCAACGCCCTTGTGGCGCTTACCAACTTTGTACTTGTTCCCGGGCTGGCCTATGGCAGCCAGCTGGCGCTTGGCGCGCTGGGGGTGACGCTGATCTACGGGATCCTGCGGTTCTCGAACTTTGCCCATGGCGACACCATGGCGTTCGGCGCCATGGTCACTATCCTGATCACTTGGGCCTTTCAGTCGATGGGCATCAGCTTTGGCGTCTTGCCGACGGCACTGCTGGCCCTGCCCTTTGGTATCCTGGGCACCATCGGGCTGGCACTGTTGACCGACCGGACCGTCTATCGCTTTTACCGCGAGCAGAAAGCCAAACCGGTGATCTTTGTCATGGTCTCGCTGGGTGTGATGTTCATGATGAACGGCATCGTGCGCTTCATCATTGGCCCCGGCGACCAGCGGTTTGCCGATGGCGAGCGTTTCATCATCAAGGCGCGTACTTTCAAGCAGATGACCGGCCTGAACGAAGGCCTGGCAATCAAAACCACCCAAGGCATCACCGTGATCACCGCGATCATCGTGGTGGCGGCCCTGTTCTGGTTCCTGAACAAAACCCGCACCGGCAAATCCATGCGGGCCTACTCGGATAACGAGGATCTGGCGCTGCTGTCGGGCATCAACCCGGAGCGCGTGGTGATGTACACTTGGATGATTGTGGCGTCGCTGGCGACCATAGCAGGCGTGCTTTACGGCCTCGACAAGTCGTTCAAGCCCTTCACCTATTTCCAGCTGCTGCTGCCGATCTTTGCCTCGGCCATTGTTGGCGGCCTCGGCAGCCCGCTGGGCGCAATTGCCGGCGGGTTCATCATCGCGTTTTCCGAAGTGACGATCACCTACGCCTGGAAAAAGGTTCTGAACTACGGGCTGCCGGACAGCCTGGCGCCTGACGGGCTGGTTCAGCTCCTCAGCACCGACTACAAGTTTGCAGTTTCCTTTGCGATCCTGATTGTTGTCCTCCTGTTCAAGCCCACCGGCCTTTTCAAAGGGAAAGCGGTATGA